In a genomic window of Methanosarcina horonobensis HB-1 = JCM 15518:
- a CDS encoding lysylphosphatidylglycerol synthase transmembrane domain-containing protein: MKYITGKKFITVLATFLLLGIILSQIRIEDLIATIKNIDKTYLVLGFFLYVLSYLLRGLRFHILLDKKISLTDLFHIVCVHNMVNSILPARSGELSYIYILKKYHDKSTGEGVATLMVARVLDFITISLLFFMSSLFVHDFPETFSSIIWLVVLFTALLAVFLIILLYAGDIFLKFANAVFKTLKLNKHGLVNFFSRKAIEIVDSFKNIKNSGKMIELFIISFTIWITLYFLNYTLIKSLSINIGFFEVLLASTFVVFMSILPIQGMGGFGTYEVGWAIGFVGIGLSKELAINSGIVVHIIGIVYYVLLGFYGYQYLCKK; the protein is encoded by the coding sequence ATGAAATATATTACAGGAAAAAAATTTATAACTGTGCTTGCAACTTTTTTGCTTCTTGGAATAATATTATCTCAGATCAGAATAGAGGACCTCATAGCAACAATTAAAAACATTGACAAAACTTATCTGGTCCTGGGTTTTTTTTTGTATGTTTTAAGTTATCTTCTTCGGGGATTAAGATTTCATATTCTTTTAGACAAGAAAATATCTCTCACCGATCTTTTTCATATTGTATGCGTTCATAATATGGTAAATAGTATTCTTCCAGCAAGATCTGGTGAACTCTCTTATATTTATATTTTAAAAAAGTATCATGATAAGTCTACTGGAGAAGGAGTTGCAACATTGATGGTTGCAAGAGTGTTAGATTTCATTACAATTTCATTATTGTTTTTTATGTCTTCTTTATTTGTACATGATTTTCCTGAAACATTTTCTAGCATCATCTGGTTAGTCGTTTTATTTACCGCTTTGCTGGCTGTTTTTTTGATAATTTTGCTTTATGCAGGTGACATCTTTTTGAAGTTTGCTAACGCGGTTTTCAAAACTCTTAAACTGAACAAACACGGTTTAGTTAATTTCTTTTCAAGAAAAGCAATAGAGATCGTTGACAGCTTTAAAAATATAAAGAACAGCGGTAAAATGATAGAACTATTTATAATCTCATTTACCATCTGGATTACTTTATATTTTCTGAACTATACTTTAATTAAATCTTTATCTATAAATATTGGTTTTTTTGAGGTTTTATTAGCTTCTACTTTTGTAGTTTTTATGTCTATTCTTCCTATTCAAGGGATGGGAGGATTTGGAACCTACGAGGTTGGATGGGCAATTGGCTTTGTCGGAATCGGCTTGTCTAAGGAACTTGCAATCAATTCTGGAATAGTTGTTCATATTATCGGGATTGTTTATTACGTGTTACTCGGGTTCTATGGCTATCAATATTTATGTAAAAAATAA
- a CDS encoding DUF2079 domain-containing protein yields MLSKADYIFTDSKSRLETYFNLKKVILNLKGLSSRYDIFDTLVLLLFFSNFFLYIFLLNSTYEYLCSFNAYDKGIMYQLFHNTVVHNHFFYSSINGGGVIDFVGHQRYIFLLLLPFFYIHPHPITFSIISSLLLSLGAFPVYWLANEVSKSKKISLVSVMIYFLHPTVSWLFLESVKEEIFALPFLLFAFYYMYVKSFNKFLFFLFLACICKENISLVAVMFGVYAFIEKYEKKWIYTPLILGIGIFSFELLYLKPYFAVLSHQLYGPVLSSQSEMLAGRYSYLGTSITDVIFNLLTNPQLLLKYLFTQESLNYLLILFLPVGYVCFFKPKVLLIASPVLLQNLLANFPAQRMICFHYSAVIIFAIVCSAIFFLSSINKKISTKKLNLVLIVLIILSLYSFSVYGGVGKTISDINSAQKNESQEYFTNISRIPYESNILCSGSMGCYFYRNLNVSYMSNDNSYMNNNVTYTDDDVISTDDSQRDGSDLYDYIIIQRTPLANYGLYQNINSYLKNHKLYYLNSYCFIFEKNNQSFESSSISDDNFVYNNLFFCSQKNTGSLTFDDQIGKYAFYSDKTFNESGYLVYGPYITLPEGKYTIEYILKAENITDTSLSVASIDISYIKDGEHGIDSTKDIYASDLIEGKYSSQNLTLNVEKSGENQLFEFRVLQPLSSDLYVERINIHKCM; encoded by the coding sequence ATGTTATCAAAGGCTGATTATATATTCACCGATTCAAAATCAAGACTTGAAACTTATTTTAATCTAAAAAAAGTAATTCTCAATCTTAAAGGGTTATCTTCAAGATATGATATTTTTGATACTTTAGTTCTACTTCTGTTTTTTTCTAACTTTTTTCTCTATATTTTTTTGCTTAATTCAACTTATGAATATTTATGTTCTTTTAATGCTTACGACAAAGGAATAATGTATCAACTTTTTCATAATACTGTTGTCCATAATCATTTCTTTTATTCATCAATAAACGGGGGAGGCGTCATAGATTTTGTTGGTCATCAAAGGTATATATTTTTATTACTTCTTCCTTTTTTTTATATACATCCGCATCCAATTACTTTTTCGATTATCAGCTCTCTTTTATTATCTTTAGGCGCATTTCCAGTCTACTGGTTAGCTAATGAGGTGTCTAAATCTAAAAAAATATCATTAGTCTCAGTCATGATCTATTTCTTACACCCTACTGTAAGCTGGCTATTTTTAGAAAGTGTTAAAGAAGAGATATTTGCACTGCCATTTCTTTTGTTTGCTTTTTATTATATGTACGTTAAATCTTTTAACAAATTCCTGTTCTTCCTGTTTCTTGCATGCATTTGTAAAGAAAACATATCTCTGGTAGCCGTAATGTTTGGAGTCTATGCATTTATAGAGAAATACGAAAAAAAATGGATTTATACTCCTTTGATATTAGGTATCGGAATTTTTTCTTTTGAATTACTGTATTTAAAGCCCTATTTTGCAGTTTTGTCTCATCAGCTTTATGGTCCTGTCTTATCATCTCAGTCCGAAATGTTAGCTGGCAGGTACTCTTATTTAGGTACATCAATTACTGATGTGATATTTAATCTCCTGACAAATCCCCAATTGCTTCTCAAATACTTGTTTACTCAGGAAAGTTTGAATTATTTACTAATTCTCTTTTTGCCTGTAGGTTACGTTTGCTTTTTTAAACCTAAAGTCCTACTAATCGCGTCTCCAGTACTTTTACAGAATCTTTTAGCAAATTTTCCAGCCCAGCGTATGATTTGTTTCCATTACTCAGCGGTAATAATTTTTGCTATCGTTTGTTCTGCTATTTTCTTTCTTTCATCTATTAATAAAAAAATTAGTACCAAAAAACTTAATCTAGTTTTAATTGTTTTGATCATTCTAAGTCTGTATTCTTTTTCTGTCTATGGCGGAGTTGGTAAAACGATTTCAGATATTAATTCTGCTCAGAAAAATGAATCTCAAGAATATTTCACAAACATAAGCCGAATCCCTTATGAAAGTAATATTCTTTGTTCAGGAAGTATGGGGTGTTATTTCTACAGGAATCTTAATGTTTCATATATGAGCAATGATAATTCATATATGAACAACAATGTTACATATACGGATGATGACGTTATATCTACGGACGACTCTCAAAGAGATGGTTCAGATCTATATGATTATATAATTATACAAAGGACTCCACTGGCAAATTATGGTTTATATCAAAACATCAATTCATATTTAAAAAATCATAAGCTTTATTATTTAAACAGCTATTGTTTTATTTTTGAAAAAAATAATCAGAGTTTTGAGTCCAGCAGTATAAGTGATGATAATTTTGTCTACAACAATTTGTTTTTCTGTAGCCAAAAAAACACAGGTTCGCTCACATTTGATGATCAGATCGGAAAATACGCTTTTTACAGTGATAAGACTTTTAATGAATCTGGTTATCTGGTTTATGGGCCATACATAACATTGCCTGAAGGAAAATACACTATAGAGTATATTTTAAAAGCAGAAAATATCACTGACACTTCTCTCAGTGTTGCAAGTATAGACATCTCCTATATAAAGGACGGGGAGCATGGAATTGACTCTACAAAGGATATATATGCAAGTGATTTAATTGAGGGAAAGTACAGCTCTCAGAATTTAACATTAAATGTTGAGAAGTCTGGGGAAAACCAATTGTTTGAATTCAGGGTATTACAACCACTTTCCAGTGATTTATATGTAGAACGAATTAATATACATAAATGCATGTAA
- a CDS encoding class I SAM-dependent methyltransferase produces MDNNLNNYKANLTNKFIPINRQYEVYENYYRKNVLKHLPLNKSAKIIDLGCGLGHFLYFLKSNNYTNISGIDLLKENVEFCRLKEFKVKQENIIDHVSSSNEKADTFILSNVLEHFSYQEIIYIINSLYKLLNKNGRIIIIVPNCNNIHGLATYFSDITHKSPLTEKSFEDLILNTEITKFSFENLVVYPNIVFLDTVSKIYNSLIFNIRKINNLMNGQKPYKVQSKNLLLIIYK; encoded by the coding sequence ATGGATAATAACCTCAATAATTATAAAGCTAATTTAACTAACAAGTTCATTCCCATTAACAGGCAATACGAAGTATATGAGAATTATTATAGAAAAAACGTATTAAAACATTTACCATTAAACAAAAGTGCGAAAATTATTGATCTGGGTTGTGGATTAGGCCATTTTTTATATTTTTTAAAAAGTAATAACTATACTAACATTTCAGGCATTGATTTACTAAAAGAAAATGTGGAATTTTGTAGATTAAAGGAATTTAAAGTTAAACAAGAAAATATAATTGATCATGTATCATCAAGCAATGAAAAGGCTGATACTTTTATTTTGAGCAATGTACTAGAACATTTTTCTTATCAAGAAATAATATACATCATAAATTCACTGTACAAGTTACTAAACAAAAATGGCAGAATCATAATAATTGTACCCAATTGCAATAACATTCATGGGTTAGCTACGTATTTCTCAGATATTACTCACAAAAGCCCTCTTACAGAAAAGTCATTTGAGGATTTAATATTAAATACAGAAATAACGAAGTTTTCATTTGAAAATTTGGTCGTTTACCCAAACATCGTGTTTCTGGACACAGTATCTAAGATTTATAATAGTTTAATCTTTAATATACGAAAAATTAACAATTTGATGAATGGTCAAAAGCCATATAAAGTCCAATCCAAAAACTTATTATTAATCATCTATAAATAA
- a CDS encoding glycosyltransferase family 2 protein — protein sequence MDIELSIVIPTYNEEENVELCYQEIKAALKSLGSNYEMIFVDDGSTDLTFKKLSDLSKNDEKLKVVKLRKNFGQSAALRAGLDYATGKTVITMDADLQNDPRDIPKFLEKLKKEDLDVVCGWRFDRKDPLSKKLFSKFANRLRKRFTGETIHDSGCTLRAYVKESTEDLELYGELHRYIPAMLSWKGYRIGEIKTNHRERKYGKTKYNWKRIIKGFLDLLVVTFWQKYSMRPIHIFGSMGIILILFGGIVSIYLVILRLLYETGIDRPLFTVSVMSLVIGIQFFTIGILADILIKIYYGQNGRKNYLVERIIG from the coding sequence ATGGATATTGAGCTCTCAATTGTGATTCCCACTTATAACGAAGAAGAAAATGTTGAGCTCTGCTACCAGGAAATTAAAGCTGCTCTTAAATCTCTGGGGAGTAATTATGAGATGATTTTTGTGGACGATGGTTCTACTGATCTTACTTTCAAAAAACTTAGTGACCTCAGTAAAAATGATGAAAAACTGAAAGTGGTGAAATTAAGGAAAAACTTCGGGCAGAGTGCAGCCTTAAGAGCTGGTCTTGACTATGCCACCGGTAAAACCGTTATTACAATGGATGCAGATCTTCAAAATGACCCGAGAGATATCCCGAAGTTTCTGGAAAAACTCAAAAAAGAAGATCTTGATGTCGTCTGTGGATGGAGATTTGACCGAAAGGACCCTCTCTCAAAAAAGTTATTTTCAAAGTTCGCAAATCGGTTAAGAAAGAGATTTACAGGAGAAACTATTCATGACTCCGGTTGTACTCTACGAGCTTATGTAAAAGAAAGTACTGAAGACCTTGAACTATACGGAGAACTGCATAGATACATCCCTGCTATGCTTTCCTGGAAAGGATATAGAATAGGAGAAATAAAAACAAACCACAGGGAACGAAAGTACGGGAAAACAAAGTATAACTGGAAAAGGATTATTAAAGGTTTCCTTGACCTTCTGGTTGTAACTTTCTGGCAGAAATACTCCATGAGACCAATCCATATTTTCGGGAGCATGGGAATTATTTTAATCCTTTTTGGTGGAATAGTTTCCATATATCTGGTTATTTTAAGATTACTTTATGAAACCGGGATTGACAGGCCATTATTTACAGTTAGTGTTATGTCCCTGGTTATAGGTATCCAGTTTTTCACCATTGGAATCCTTGCAGATATTTTAATAAAGATATACTATGGTCAGAATGGGAGGAAGAATTACCTGGTTGAGAGGATCATTGGATGA
- a CDS encoding glycosyltransferase family 4 protein produces MKVLMLNYEFPPLGGGGGVAAKKLAEGFIKLGYQVDYVTTGYAGLKKYENVDGINVYRVNVIGRKELSTATIPSMVSFPFLAYKKASELCKINKYSFINTHFAIPTGPLGIWISRKFSLPNILSIYGGDIYDPSKNYSPHKKWYLKKVVEWVLSNSRHIVAESSDIKDNALKHYSIEKDINTIPLAYEPVGFEKINRKDLDLDENLFYTISIGRLVKRKGFDFLIKAIKNTSDNVHALIIGEGPEINNLESLTKELNISDRIHFLGFVSETKKFQYLQNSDVYVLSSLHEGFGIVLQEAMQVGLPIISTDSGGQVDFIKEGKNGYLVNFGDVETLTDRINRFEKDCRLKINFSEYNREEIKKFEDKNICEEYLEILTYG; encoded by the coding sequence ATGAAGGTTTTGATGTTAAATTACGAGTTTCCCCCACTAGGGGGTGGAGGAGGGGTTGCAGCCAAAAAACTTGCAGAAGGCTTCATCAAACTGGGTTATCAGGTAGATTATGTTACAACCGGATATGCGGGCTTAAAAAAGTATGAAAACGTTGATGGAATTAATGTTTATAGAGTTAATGTCATAGGGCGGAAAGAACTCTCTACTGCTACAATCCCATCTATGGTCAGTTTCCCTTTTTTAGCTTATAAAAAGGCTTCTGAACTGTGCAAAATAAATAAATATTCATTTATCAACACTCATTTTGCTATTCCGACTGGACCTTTGGGAATTTGGATATCCCGTAAGTTTAGTTTACCGAATATTCTATCCATATATGGGGGAGATATCTATGATCCTTCTAAAAACTATTCTCCTCATAAAAAATGGTATTTAAAAAAAGTAGTAGAATGGGTATTGAGCAACTCAAGACACATTGTCGCTGAATCGTCGGACATTAAAGATAATGCATTAAAACACTACAGTATTGAAAAAGACATAAATACTATTCCCTTAGCTTACGAGCCTGTTGGATTTGAAAAAATCAACCGCAAAGATTTGGATTTAGATGAGAATTTATTTTATACTATAAGTATTGGAAGATTGGTGAAACGAAAAGGCTTTGATTTTTTGATTAAAGCAATTAAAAACACTTCTGATAACGTCCATGCACTGATAATTGGCGAAGGACCTGAAATAAACAATTTGGAAAGTTTAACCAAAGAATTGAATATTTCAGATAGAATTCATTTTTTAGGATTTGTTTCAGAAACTAAAAAGTTTCAATATCTTCAAAATTCTGATGTTTACGTGCTTTCTTCTCTACATGAAGGATTTGGTATCGTTCTACAGGAAGCTATGCAGGTTGGCCTTCCAATAATCTCAACTGATAGCGGTGGTCAGGTTGATTTTATAAAAGAAGGAAAGAATGGGTATCTTGTTAACTTCGGAGATGTTGAAACTTTGACTGATAGGATAAATAGATTTGAAAAAGACTGTAGACTTAAGATAAATTTTTCAGAGTATAACAGAGAAGAAATTAAGAAGTTTGAGGATAAGAATATATGTGAAGAGTACTTGGAGATATTGACATATGGATAA